The following are encoded together in the Populus trichocarpa isolate Nisqually-1 chromosome 5, P.trichocarpa_v4.1, whole genome shotgun sequence genome:
- the LOC112327657 gene encoding extensin-like isoform X2: MRSSMASLTATLLLVAISLSLPSQTTANYEYSSPPPPKKSPPSPPPPYHYKSPPPPPPVHSPPPPPHPYKYKSPPPPPPVHKSPPPPKKPYKYKSPPPPPVHSPPPPSHPYKYKSPPPPPPVYKYKSPPPPPPVYKSPPPPPKKPYKYKSPPPPPIYKSPPPPPPVYKSPPPPPEKPYKYKSPPPPPTPVYKYKSPPPPPPVHKSPPPPPPKKPYKYKSPPPPPTPVYKYKSPPPPPPVHKSPPPPHYIYASPPPPHHY; the protein is encoded by the exons ATGAGGTCTTCAATGGCCTCTCTTACTGCTACTCTTCTACTGGTAGCAATCTCTCTCAGCTTGCCATCACAAACCACAGCAAACTACGAATACTCCTCTCCTCCACCTCCTAAGAAATCGCCTCCATCACCACCTCCTCCTTACCATTACAAGtccccaccaccacctcctccagtgcattctcctccaccaccaccacacccTTACAAGTACAAGTCCCCCCCACCTCCTCCACCGGTGCATAAGTCTCCACCACCACCCAAAAAGCCCTACAAGTACAAGTCACCACCGCCTCCTCCGGTTCattctccaccaccaccatcacatCCTTACAAGTACAAgtctccaccacctcctccaccaGTTTACAAATACAAgtctcctcctccacctccgCCAGTTTACAAGTCACCTCCCCCACCACCCAAGAAGCCGTACAAGTATAAGTCTCCCCCACCACCTCCAATTTACaagtctcctcctcctccaccaccagtTTACAAgtcaccacctcctcctcccgAGAAGCCATACAAGTACAAGTCTCCCCCACCAC CCCCTACTCCAGTTTATAAATACAAGTCTCCTCCCCCACCACCACCAGTACACAAGtctcctccaccacctcctcccAAGAAGCCATACAAATACAAGTCTCCTCCCCCACCTCCTACTccagtttataaatataagtcTCCTCCCCCACCACCACCAGTACACaagtcaccaccaccaccccatTACATTTACGCATCACCCCCTCCACCTCACCATTACTAG
- the LOC112327657 gene encoding extensin-like isoform X1 yields the protein MRSSMASLTATLLLVAISLSLPSQTTANYEYSSPPPPKKSPPSPPPPYHYKSPPPPPPVHSPPPPPHPYKYKSPPPPPPVHKSPPPPKKPYKYKSPPPPPVHSPPPPSHPYKYKSPPPPPPVYKYKSPPPPPPVYKSPPPPPKKPYKYKSPPPPPIYKSPPPPPPVYKSPPPPPEKPYKYKSPPPPPPVYKSPPPPPPKKPYKYKSPPPPPTPVYKYKSPPPPPPVHKSPPPPPPKKPYKYKSPPPPPTPVYKYKSPPPPPPVHKSPPPPHYIYASPPPPHHY from the coding sequence ATGAGGTCTTCAATGGCCTCTCTTACTGCTACTCTTCTACTGGTAGCAATCTCTCTCAGCTTGCCATCACAAACCACAGCAAACTACGAATACTCCTCTCCTCCACCTCCTAAGAAATCGCCTCCATCACCACCTCCTCCTTACCATTACAAGtccccaccaccacctcctccagtgcattctcctccaccaccaccacacccTTACAAGTACAAGTCCCCCCCACCTCCTCCACCGGTGCATAAGTCTCCACCACCACCCAAAAAGCCCTACAAGTACAAGTCACCACCGCCTCCTCCGGTTCattctccaccaccaccatcacatCCTTACAAGTACAAgtctccaccacctcctccaccaGTTTACAAATACAAgtctcctcctccacctccgCCAGTTTACAAGTCACCTCCCCCACCACCCAAGAAGCCGTACAAGTATAAGTCTCCCCCACCACCTCCAATTTACaagtctcctcctcctccaccaccagtTTACAAgtcaccacctcctcctcccgAGAAGCCATACAAGTACAAGTCTCCCCCACCACCTCCTCCAGTTTACAAGtctcctccaccacctcctcccAAGAAGCCTTACAAATACAAGTCTCCCCCACCACCCCCTACTCCAGTTTATAAATACAAGTCTCCTCCCCCACCACCACCAGTACACAAGtctcctccaccacctcctcccAAGAAGCCATACAAATACAAGTCTCCTCCCCCACCTCCTACTccagtttataaatataagtcTCCTCCCCCACCACCACCAGTACACaagtcaccaccaccaccccatTACATTTACGCATCACCCCCTCCACCTCACCATTACTAG